The following coding sequences are from one Homalodisca vitripennis isolate AUS2020 chromosome 7, UT_GWSS_2.1, whole genome shotgun sequence window:
- the LOC124366675 gene encoding uncharacterized protein LOC124366675, with protein sequence MDVASLSTVASLSTDKTIVSVPTDKTNAVIGFSLSNTTIDVNNITLCDITNEIVSFRKEVKETNQQFECVMQKYSEWLEESTKKIEGVANKLISLVNNIEVLSQENINLKKTVDDLAVKLNVLEQKEKENKVEIQGIPFQEGENVVALLECMSDVIGFKFAEEMIDNCFRYYSSRLNPGTPSGILVRFVGKLDKMRFMDGRRKKKHLNSRDLGFHGGEGHVIYVNDTLTPERRKLLRAARDVKKSKQYEYLWMKNGRIFLRKREGDRYVIVESLNDLGKLA encoded by the coding sequence ATGGATGTTGCGTCCTTATCTACTGTTGCGTCCTTATCTACTGATAAGACTATTGTATCTGTCCCCACTGATAAGACTAATGCAGTTATTGGGTTCTCACTTTCTAATACCACTATTGACGTAAACAATATCACCTTGTGTGATATTACGAATGAAATAGTTTCGTTTCGGAAGGAAGTGAAAGAGACCAATCAACAGTTTGAGTGTGTCATGCAGAAGTATTCCGAATGGCTTGAGGAAAGTACAAAGAAAATTGAGGGTGTCGCAAATAAGCTGATTTCGTTGGTGAATAATATTGAAGTCCTGTCTCaggagaatattaatttaaagaagacAGTTGATGATCTggctgttaaattaaatgttttggaacaaaaagaaaaagaaaacaaagttGAAATTCAGGGCATACCGTTTCAAGAGGGTGAAAATGTTGTAGCACTACTGGAATGCATGTCTGATGTAATAGGCTTCAAGTTTGCAGAGGAGATGATTGATAATTGTTTCCGCTATTACTCTTCTCGTTTAAATCCTGGTACGCCAAGTGGTATTTTGGTTCGGTTTGTTGGCAAACTGGACAAGATGCGTTTCATGGATGGTCGCAGGAAGAAGAAACATCTGAACTCACGTGACCTCGGTTTCCACGGTGGAGAGGGACATGTTATCTACGTCAACGACACTCTGACACCAGAGCGCCGCAAACTCCTAAGAGCTGCACGTGATGTAAAGAAGTCTAAGCAGTACGAGTATTTGTGGATGAAGAACGGGCGGATTTTTCTAAGGAAACGTGAAGGGGACCGCTATGTAATCGTTGAGAGCCTCAATGACTTGGGGAAGTTAGCATGA